Within Marinomonas mediterranea MMB-1, the genomic segment ACAAAAGAAGTCTCGACCCAAGCCCGCATCCAACTGGTAAACCACTTACAAAGCAACAGCCAACTGCTGCCTAGTAAAATCGAATTCGACCACCTTGTCGATGATCTAGAACGCTTCGGTGTTCAGCTAGATCGTTTTGAGGCAAAGCTTCGATTATCTGAGCGGAAGAAAAACAGCTAGACCTGCTTATCCTCCACCTTATCGACAATATACTCCCCGATTGGAATCGCCGATGTCGCCGCTGGTGATGGCGCATTGCAGACATGCAAACTGCGTGGGCTTTCTGCAAAAAGGAAGTCGTGAACCAAAGTGCCGTCTCGCATCACAGCTTGAGCTCGAATGCCTGCGGGGTAGCGTTTTAAGTCATCGACGGTAATCTGAGGGCAGTACTTTTGTACCAATTTAAGGTAACCCGGCTTCCAGAGTGAATTTTTCGTTTCAACCAACCCACTCCTAAAATGTTTTTTTGTAACGCGCCAAAACCCAGGAAACGTAATCATATCGAAAATGTCGCGTAAGTCGATATTAATCCGACCATACCCTTCTCGCTTCCAACCTTGTACGGCATTCGGCCCAACCGTGACAGAACCGTCAATCATGCGCGTTAAATGTACGCCTAAGAAAGGTAAATCAGGATCAGGAATGGGATAAATCAGGTGGTTGACAAGATTATTGTATTTTTCAGGCAGCTGATAGTATTCACCACGATAAGGGATAATCTGAAAGTCGGTTTTGATGCCCAGCATCTTCGTCGTTCGATCCGCCATTAACCCTGAACAGGTGACCAAAAACTTCCCTTGATACTCGACTTCACACCCCTGATGAATAGCACCAACCGTAATAAGGTCATCGTATTCTTGAAGTTCCACCACATCGTGCTTTAAGCGTGCTTCTCCGCCTATATCGGTAAAGCACTTAGCCATTTTTGTGGTGACTTCCTGATAGTTCACTATCGCTGTGGATTTGACGTAAATAGCGCCTAGCCCCTGAATGTTAGGCTCACGTTTTTTTAATTGGTCTGCGCTGAGTAGTTCAACATCAATCTCGTTTTGCTGGCAACGCTCAAAAAGCGCCTGCATACGCTCGACTTCCAAAGGCGTCGTCGCGACAAGCAACTTACCGCATTGGTTATAGGGGATGTCGTTTTCTTCACAAAACGAAATCGTTGCTTGCACACCTGCCTTACAGAAGGTTGCTTTGAGGCTACCCGGAGCGTAATAAACACCCGCGTGTATCACACCACTGTTGTGGCCCGTCTGATGCTTCGAAAAGACAGCCTCTTTTTCTAACAACAGCACTTTTTTATCCGGAAAACGTTGCTGCAACTGCCATGCAGTCGAAACCCCAACAATACCACCGCCAATCACAATGTAGTCGTATGTCATATACGTTGCTTATCCCCGACCAGAAACGTCTGTCATTTTATTTAAACACGATTCATACAACCACTATTCAAATTCTGCTCTCAATGCAGCGCCTTCCAAACCACAGCCTATTGCGACATGCAATTTGGTGAAAGCCGCTTCATAGGTCATGTCCTGACCCGAAACCACGCCCGCTTTAACCAATGCAGAACCCGCAGCGTAAGCGCCTGCTACCACAGAACCTGCACCACATTGGCTAACATTAAC encodes:
- the lhgO gene encoding L-2-hydroxyglutarate oxidase — its product is MTYDYIVIGGGIVGVSTAWQLQQRFPDKKVLLLEKEAVFSKHQTGHNSGVIHAGVYYAPGSLKATFCKAGVQATISFCEENDIPYNQCGKLLVATTPLEVERMQALFERCQQNEIDVELLSADQLKKREPNIQGLGAIYVKSTAIVNYQEVTTKMAKCFTDIGGEARLKHDVVELQEYDDLITVGAIHQGCEVEYQGKFLVTCSGLMADRTTKMLGIKTDFQIIPYRGEYYQLPEKYNNLVNHLIYPIPDPDLPFLGVHLTRMIDGSVTVGPNAVQGWKREGYGRINIDLRDIFDMITFPGFWRVTKKHFRSGLVETKNSLWKPGYLKLVQKYCPQITVDDLKRYPAGIRAQAVMRDGTLVHDFLFAESPRSLHVCNAPSPAATSAIPIGEYIVDKVEDKQV